From the genome of Streptomyces sp. V1I1, one region includes:
- a CDS encoding MFS transporter, producing the protein MDDPRTEPQHRVGGGWISALVLANLGLFMAFLTPIQILLAEQIDALDPSGKEIALGWTTGVGALVAVVANPLAGALSDRTGGRFGRRRPWILGGAVLGAVGLAVTAAQTTVLGVALGWCLAQLGLNAMLAGTNAVVPDQVPVRQRAAVSGFIGIPMTLGLVVGALLVTMVVTGIATGYLLLAVLTVLCALPFVLFVPDPQVPVSARESVRLKDFWVSPRAYPDFGWAWLTRFLVMLGNAMGTLYLLYFLKEAVRYADPDEGVLILTLLYTAGVVVTAMAGGVVSDRLGRRKALVAVGSAVMAAASLLLTFWHTWPVAMGAAALLGLGFGLYIAVDQALITQVLPRAGDRAKDLGVINIANSAPQVLGPALAAPIVAYAGGYAGLYLTSTVVTVLGGVLVWKIRSVP; encoded by the coding sequence ATGGACGATCCCCGCACGGAGCCGCAGCATCGCGTGGGCGGCGGCTGGATATCCGCTCTCGTACTGGCCAACCTGGGCCTGTTCATGGCCTTTCTCACCCCGATCCAGATACTGCTCGCCGAGCAGATCGACGCACTCGACCCGTCGGGCAAGGAGATTGCGCTGGGCTGGACGACGGGTGTCGGGGCGCTCGTCGCCGTGGTCGCCAATCCGCTCGCGGGCGCGCTCTCGGACCGTACGGGCGGGCGCTTCGGCCGCCGTCGGCCGTGGATCCTGGGCGGCGCTGTGCTGGGCGCGGTGGGACTCGCCGTCACCGCGGCGCAGACGACGGTCCTCGGGGTCGCGCTCGGCTGGTGCCTGGCACAGCTCGGGCTGAACGCCATGCTTGCCGGGACCAACGCGGTGGTGCCCGACCAGGTGCCGGTGCGTCAGCGGGCCGCGGTCTCCGGCTTCATCGGGATACCGATGACGCTGGGTCTGGTGGTCGGCGCGCTCCTGGTGACCATGGTGGTGACGGGGATCGCGACGGGCTATCTGCTGCTGGCTGTGCTGACGGTGCTCTGCGCACTGCCGTTCGTTCTGTTCGTGCCGGACCCTCAAGTGCCGGTATCCGCACGGGAGTCGGTGCGGCTGAAGGACTTCTGGGTGAGCCCGCGGGCGTATCCGGACTTCGGCTGGGCCTGGCTCACCCGCTTTCTGGTGATGCTCGGCAATGCCATGGGCACGCTCTATCTGCTGTATTTCCTCAAAGAGGCCGTGCGCTACGCGGATCCCGACGAGGGCGTGCTGATCCTGACGCTGCTGTACACAGCGGGCGTGGTGGTGACGGCGATGGCGGGCGGGGTGGTCTCGGACCGGCTGGGGCGGCGCAAGGCGCTGGTGGCAGTCGGTTCGGCGGTGATGGCGGCGGCCTCGCTGCTGCTGACGTTCTGGCACACCTGGCCGGTGGCGATGGGCGCCGCGGCGCTGCTGGGGCTCGGCTTCGGGTTGTACATCGCGGTCGACCAGGCGCTGATCACCCAGGTGCTGCCGCGGGCAGGCGACCGCGCCAAGGATCTGGGCGTCATCAATATCGCCAACTCGGCGCCACAGGTCCTCGGCCCGGCGCTGGCCGCGCCGATCGTGGCGTACGCGGGCGGGTACGCCGGGCTGTATCTGACCTCCACGGTTGTTACGGTCCTCGGCGGGGTGCTGGTGTGGAAGATCCGCTCAGTGCCGTGA
- a CDS encoding GH1 family beta-glucosidase, with the protein MSIPPPLPAFPPGFLWGASASAFQTEGAADTDGKGPSGWDAFAAQGRIKDGADASRGTGFHARYREDVALLAGLGADAFRFSVSWPRVVPGGSGRVSAAGLDFYDRLVDELCAHGITPAPTLYHWDTPLPLDEAGGWLNRDTAARFAEYASVVAERLADRVPMWITINEPAEVTLLGYALGEHAPGKQLLFDALPAAHHQLLAHGLAVQALRAAGVANIGIAVSHSPVWTAGTSEEDRFGAELYDTITNWMFADPILTGRYPDENFAALMPGPVAEDLAVISAPLDWYGVNYYHPMLVGAPSNNALGDFAGVGMPAELPFGLRDIASDERTDFGWPVVPDGLRELLVQLKDRFGDGLPPLYITENGCSYDGLDDPRRIAFLDAHLRSLHEAIGAGVDVRGYFTWSLTDNIEWVEGASQRFGLVHVDYETLERTPKASYAWYRDAVAAQKSQH; encoded by the coding sequence ATGTCGATCCCGCCGCCGCTGCCCGCGTTCCCGCCCGGCTTCCTCTGGGGCGCGTCCGCCTCCGCCTTCCAGACCGAGGGGGCCGCCGACACCGACGGCAAGGGCCCCTCCGGATGGGACGCCTTCGCCGCCCAGGGCCGGATCAAGGACGGCGCCGACGCCTCGCGCGGCACCGGCTTCCACGCCCGCTACCGCGAGGACGTCGCCCTGCTCGCCGGGCTCGGCGCGGACGCCTTCCGCTTCTCGGTCAGCTGGCCGCGCGTCGTCCCCGGCGGCAGCGGCCGGGTGAGCGCCGCCGGGCTCGACTTCTACGACCGGCTCGTCGACGAACTGTGCGCCCACGGCATCACGCCAGCGCCCACCCTGTACCACTGGGACACCCCGCTCCCGCTGGACGAGGCGGGCGGCTGGCTCAACCGCGACACGGCGGCCCGGTTCGCCGAGTACGCGTCCGTGGTCGCCGAACGGCTCGCCGACCGCGTACCGATGTGGATCACCATCAACGAGCCGGCCGAGGTCACCCTGCTCGGCTACGCCCTCGGCGAGCACGCGCCCGGCAAGCAGCTCCTCTTCGACGCGCTGCCCGCCGCCCACCACCAGCTGCTCGCCCACGGCCTCGCCGTCCAGGCACTGCGCGCGGCGGGCGTGGCGAACATCGGCATCGCCGTCTCCCACTCGCCCGTGTGGACCGCCGGGACGAGCGAGGAGGACCGGTTCGGAGCGGAGCTGTACGACACGATCACCAACTGGATGTTCGCCGACCCGATCCTGACCGGCCGCTACCCCGACGAGAACTTCGCCGCCCTGATGCCGGGACCGGTCGCCGAGGATCTCGCCGTCATCTCCGCTCCCCTCGACTGGTACGGCGTGAACTACTACCACCCGATGCTCGTCGGCGCGCCTTCGAACAACGCCCTCGGGGACTTCGCGGGCGTCGGCATGCCCGCCGAACTCCCCTTCGGGCTGCGGGACATCGCGAGTGACGAGCGCACCGACTTCGGCTGGCCGGTCGTCCCCGACGGGCTTCGTGAGCTGCTCGTACAGCTGAAGGACCGGTTCGGCGACGGCCTGCCGCCGCTGTACATCACCGAGAACGGCTGCTCGTACGACGGCCTTGACGACCCTCGTCGTATCGCCTTCCTCGACGCCCACCTGCGCTCGCTGCACGAGGCGATCGGCGCGGGAGTCGACGTACGCGGCTACTTCACCTGGTCGCTCACCGACAACATCGAGTGGGTCGAGGGCGCGTCCCAGCGCTTCGGGCTCGTCCACGTCGACTACGAGACGCTTGAGCGCACACCGAAGGCCTCGTACGCCTGGTACCGGGACGCCGTCGCAGCCCAGAAGTCACAGCACTGA